The genomic stretch ATAGAGACTCCAAAATGATTTCCCCTGTCGGGTGGATTAGGTTGATAATGAATCGGAgccaaaagataaaagaaatttcATATAATAAAATGCTCTCTTCCATCCGGTGAAACCACATTGCAGTTATGTCAACTGCAATGATTTAAGTTAGGATGTCAATTCACATTAAAATCCCTGTACAAAGTATTATCTTATTCTCTTGAATAGTTCTAACACGATGAATCTCTTAAAAACATGGTGTTTCCAAATCTTTCTATATCTTAAGAAGTTTTGATGAATTTGGCTCAGTGGTGATAAGTTAGAGAAGCAATAGAAAAATTGCACAAGCAAGTTGGTCTAATTGTGGGATGGCACTTGAACTTGAAGGAAGGTTTTTGAATCAAAAGTTCTATTCTTagaattttgttgttttattggAAGAAAGTTTTGGAGGTCAACTATGGAGTTGCATCCCCTTGCCCTGTCCCATCTTCATTAAGACTTACACGCCAATTTGTCTTGCCATATAGAATTCAGAATTCTACAGGATcggtcaatatatatatattgaactGAGTGACTTTGTTTAGCTTCCAGAGTGATGGTAAAAAAGCATCACAGGAgacaaatgttattttttttttatttctaaaaaaaatcaactttttatttcaaaattcatcCAAAAAACACCCTATGTGATTCTAACCATTTACAACAGCAATTACCAggcttaatcccactaggcaGGACCAGCTGCATGAATTTGAGTtttccaaccatctctatccgTGTGATTCTAACCGTTTGAAGCTGAAAAATCTTCATGCTTTATGTAGAGTGCTATTTAGTAACCAAATTTAACCATATAGCATACTGGATTGGtgtaaaatttgtttgtttgttttcaaGCTTTTCGAAGAATAATTTCGAATGGTGCATAATAGAGAATAATGTGTATCCAAGTAACTTCTAGGGAGCTAGGGAACTCATTGATGTTGGCTTTAATCTGTGGACTCTGCTATTATGATGATTGCTCAATTAGTTTAAAGACTGAAGTCACTCAACTTCCTAGCATTTGTTACTCCCATGGCTAGGATACCATCTCTTTTGAGCATTTTGATTCTCCAATTTTGCCAACTGCCTTGTGAATCCCATTTCTTGGATATCTGCATGCTTCCTACCTTCAATCGTTTGAAACCAGATGCAGAGAGCTTTTGAACTTTCGAGAACCTAAGTCGTGATCAATACAGACCTACAGGGAGTTATTTTGTTGAAGATCCTTTCGGGATCAGTGATTTTTAACACGAGGTTGTTAGTAATCTTTATCTACTTTATGTTGATATTTGAGTCAAATCATATGTTCCCTGATTGATGCTTCTGTGTGAATAACCAGGAATACAAAGAGAAGTTAATTGTTGTCAAGATTGACCATGATGTTAATCCTCGACTGATTGAGAAGTACAAAGTTTATGGCTTGCCAACACtgattttcttcaaaaatgGTCAAGAGGTGCCAGGAAGCAGGAGGGAAGGTGCAATTACAAAGGTACAGCTTAAGGAGTATGTTGATGCCCTTTTGGAGTCCGTATCTGTTACTTGAGATCTCTTTCATTTGTTACCAAATGCAGTATCATTGATATTTGATCATCTAGACAAACTAGCAAAGTTTGGACTGGAGCCTTCAcctgttttattttttgtgtacaATATGGTATGTAATTCTGTAATTCCATTTGGTTTTTATAGTCGATCTGTTCGATATGTAAGTTCTTGGATATGAAGACATCGACAAATTTGTATGAAATAAGATTACAAAGTTTGCTTGTCCTTCAAGTTATGTTTCCTGTAACTAAAAAACTTCTATGGACTTCCAGTTTAGCCTATTTTACATCCAAGCAGCACGTTAAGAAACACTTTCTATTGAAACATGGGAAAACTAAAAGAAAGGATTAATGTTTGTTATGAACAAGCAACAGGGAAGAGGGGGACATGGGGGCTTTACCTCTTAAATAGCTAAACAATTTAAGAACCAACCAACATAATCATCGCTAATCTTTCCTATCTCTTAACAATACACAGTCCTCCACAAATTAGAGGAGGCAGAAGTTCTTCTCTTCAAAGAAGGCATGTCTTCTATTATTCAGGTATGCGCTAGTAACCTTAATGTTAGCCTCTTGATTATGTACTCTAAATTTGTCAGCAGTATGAAGAAAACTAAGTAGTATGAAGAAAACTAAAGCTAATGATAATCCTTCTTGATACTTTCATTATTATGTATAACGATCATGGTGCCCTGAACCTGTTGTCACTCTAAACATTACACCGTATCATTCCAGGAGCACCATCTGGAATGTACTTTCCCCAGTACCAATGTGACTTCCAAACTCGATTCATCTCTTCAATTGGGATATTCTTAGTTTCAGGCAAGAAAAAGTATATGAACAATGTCATGACGATATCAAAACCTGCAAAGCAGAAGAAGAGGCCAAATTTGATGTGGCAGAGCATGGAGAGGAAGGAATGAGCAATGATAAAGGTGAAGAGCATGTTGACAGAGACGGTGATGGCTTGCCCGGCTGATCGGATCTCAAGAGGGAACACTTCACTGGGTACCAACCACGCCAGAGGACCCCAAGACCATGCAAAGCCACCTACATATAAACAGATCAAGACCAACACAATATCTGAAGTCCCTTTCGACATGGTGCCTCCCCAGAAACCCCGAAGGTAAGGGCCAGGATTATTCCTACACCAACCTGTAATTtagtgaatatgttattgagaaatattaatacTCTATACTCTGggagttaaaaatttaatcccTAGAACAGTGTtgtttttttttgcttacctCGCAAATGAACATTTGAATACCACCCTCAAGAAACAACATCCTTCTGCCAAACTTGTCAACCACATAAATAGAAACTGCTGTAGCCAAGACATTGACGGTGCCAGTCACAACAGCAGACATGAGTGAGGCATCATCACCAAAGCCTAGTGTCTTGAAAAGAACGGGAGCATAGAACATGATCACGTTGATTCCTGTGAGCTGCTGGAAAAATGGAATCAGGAAGGCCACAGCGAGCTGTGGCTTATATCTCTCTTGAAAGTTGTTCCTCCAGGGGTGTTGTACCTGCTTTGACTCATTACTTGCATCAACAAGATCCTGAAACTCCTCCCCAACATTCTCTGTTCCCCGGATTTTCTGCAACATGCTCCTTGCCTTGTCTATATCGCCTCTCTCAATTAGGGAATTGGGAGTGTCTGGTAGGAAGAAAGCTCCAACCGTCATGATTAATGCAGGCACAGCTGCAAGTGCTAATGAAATTCTCCAGCCATGCCCACCCTTGATTTTGGCTGTGCCGAAGTTGATAAGATTTGCTGTTAGTATCCCTATTGTAACGGCCATTTGAAAGCCAATGTTAAGTGCCCCTCTTAGTTTTGCAGGTGCCATTTCTGATAGATAAAGTGGAACAGACTGCCAAGAAGAATCAACTATGAGACATGACAGAGTGaacagagaggaagagagagagaaggatgaCCAGTGAGCACTGTCACCTGATTTGCGAATCCAACGCCTACACCTAGCAATATACGGCCAATGATAAGCATGGAAACATCTTTGGCGGCACCATTGAGGATAGAGCGGACAAGAAAAACTGATCCTCCTAGAAGCATGGAGATTTTTCGTCCAAAAAGCCTAGTTACAGTAGAAGCAAAGAAGGAGGCTATCAATGCTGCTATGTAGAGGGAGGAGGTGAAGAGCTGCAGTATCTGGTTGTCGTATTTGCAGTACTGATTTTGACGAAGAGCTGAAGTTCTTGCTCCTTGTAAACCGAAGGAAAGAACTTCTTCAAGAAACTATCCATCGAGGTAACACCTCCTGCatcgatttgatttgatttgccATCATTCACCCTATAGAAGCTGAAACattaaagatttgaaaaacctTGATCTTGTGTACATCAACTTATCTTgctttttcttgttcttcttctgtTGGATGTATTTCTTCGCATATTTGTTGCTAGGTTGAGATATCGTAGAACTTAatgtgaagaaagaaatgatCATGCAGGGAGAATAAGAACCTGAGATTCCAATATCATAGCCAAAGATGAGGCCACCTGTGGCGGCAACCAAACATGTTACTATCACAAAAGTGGTAACATGACCTTCACAATTCCCGGTGACTCCTTCAGCAACAAGTCCTGCTGCCGGCATCCTTCGGATCTAGCCCAGTGCAAACAAACCACCTCTCTTTGTTTTGGGCGATTCTTTACCTTTACCTTTACCTTTGAATGATTCAGTTTACTATTTGGTTTTGTTTCCTTTCCTTCTTGCTGGGCTTGGTTGTCTCACTGAATTCCCTGTTTGTTCTGTTGCATCTTTGTGCTGATATCAGGCCTACAACAATGGGAGCATTTCTCTCAAAAATTGTTGCAAAAACAAGGTGCAGTGGAGATGTAGATCtctgtatgtgtgtgtgcatgttGGTAAGGTCTTGGCTAACCTTAAATCATGGGTTCATTTGGATGTGTTCTCTTCAAGGGGTTGGTGATGCATTTAAACTGCAAAATAGGAACCTTATTAATTTGGACCGCTAGTTATCAGTGGCCAATTTCAACTGCATTGTTGATATTGGAGAttcatacatgcatgcatacttacctacatatatatatataataattaaaataatatcaacaATTTTGCtgtaataatttttcttatggAAAACCCTTTTGTAACGACTAGTCCACAATCATTTTGTAACCATTATGTggttaaagaaattaattttaagataaaaattattttaaagttacaaaatataacttagtttaaaaataataaaataaaatgagtttaCACTCAAGAGCTAGTGTTGTTGGATTAGCAAGATTTGGTATGAGTTAAATAAAGTTaacttatttaatatatttaatgaagAGCAAATTAAGCTTgcaattgaattaaattgagttAAGCTTCACTGAGTTAAGAATAGGCATGTGAGCCAATATTTAGGTTTAAGCTTAGCTTGAGCTTGCCATCGGAGTgtttattaaaatttgttatcttgtttaaatttaatttattattttattatatgtacatacattattatgttaaatgattaaattaatatatatactaattttaaatatatttaatttaattatattattataataatttaaaagtttataattttatgttaaataatatatttataaaattataaataaatatattaatgtatttataaatgagattatttacgagttatttgtgaatttttaattgattatatttaCGAATCtctaatcaaatttattaatatttactAAACTTAAATCGAATATATTTGTGAGTTTTGACGAGTTGAAAATTGCTAAGTTCAATCTTGACCGGTTTATAAATTGAGTTTTAAAATAAGATTCAAActcaattcatttattttaatgaataaaGTCAAATTAACCTTTATCAAATTCAATACTAAATTATTTGTGAACGTCTCATTTTATAGGGTCAGGTTGACAGATAGACTTATAGAATGTGGGCGAGTTCTTTTATAGGGCCAGACATGTTGACAGATAGATTTACAGAATGAGAGTGAAAAGATTAAAATGCTCTctcatattatattaaaaaaaatgtaatacaatGTGTGGAcaaagatattttaatttttaaatcctTATTTTATAATTCTGTTTGTCTTTTGAGTAAATTGAGAGTATCaagggaaatttgcaaaaataggactgaCGGCGAAGAACTTTGTAAAAATaggactcttaatttttttttacaaaactaggacttttgagagttgaatgTATTAAAATGCTCCCAATTTAAATAAGTTTACGATccccttcgtcttcttcctctcgcaCGCACATTGTCAATCGTCCCGCCGATTAGAACATCTCTCTCGTTTGTCCTCTGTTTTAAACATCTAAAGTTGCTACTTATTCATCGATCTTTGCCTTCAAACCAATTGCAAGTAATTTAAGAATATCTGATATTTGTTAAAGATATCTGTTAAGGATATCGGTTATTGATATCTGTTAACCGATATCCGTTACCGATATCTATTAACCAATATCGTCGATATCTGTTAACCGATATCCGTTACCAATATCTATTAACCAATATCGGTATCTGTTAACGATATCCTTAACAGATATCTTTAACAAATATCATATATCCTTAACacttatttgttaaaaatatctGTCATGACCACGACAAGAAACTAAAACAGTCGTAGTGAATATATCAGTCACGACCGCAATCAACGATGGCATGGCCCTACTGTAAtcgtttttctcatttttttgtacATGGCCGCCATTTGTCTCTTTTCCTCTCCCATCAACGCAAATACAGACAGTAcatgtataatatatgatacataatggagagagaatgagagagaccCACATCTCTTGAATCATaaacaatatatacacatatatttaggTTATAGAGAAtggtaaaagaataaaaaaatgatagataaatatatatatatatgtactttatatatatagagtaatagagagagaatgaaaaagatcaattgaaaaagaagaaaacgaaGGTAATCGTATACTGATTTAAATCAGGGACATTTTAgttcattcaatttttaaaagtcttagttttaccaaaaaaaaaaaaaaattaagtatcctatttttgcaaagtaCTTCATCGGccgtcctatttttgcaaatttcccgaGTATCAATGATTAGAGGCAACTTTAAATTTTTCAGCGGAAAACTTTTGAGTGCGTGAAGAAGAAAGATTTATACAATGACGAACTCAGATGCTTAGTTCCCTGGTGGTTCCACAATGAAGAATAATCCTAACACCAGCATAAATTCCTCTTCGAAGCATTGTTTAATTCCTCTGATAGATAAATGCAAGAACATGCGAGAGCTCAAACAAATCCATGCTAAGATGATCATAGAAGACGGTTTCTCTCCTCATCGTCAGACTCCAATTGAAATCTCAAGGTTGGTCTCGTTTTGTGCAGTTTCTCCTCGTGGAAGCTTGGCCTACGCCAAAACAATCTTCACTCAGCAGCAAAACCCATCGGTTGAACTCTACAATTCTATCATTAGAGGATTCTCTTCTAGCAAACGCCCTCTTGAAGCAATTTTGTTGTACCAACAAATGCTTCGTTGTGACTTGCAGCCCAATAATTTCACCTACCCCTTTGTGATCAAAGCTTGCACCAAGGCGTCCATGGCTGAATTTGGAATTCTGGTTCATGCCCACGTTGTTAAACGCGGCTTGGAGCTTGACTCTTATGTTCAGAGTTCGTTGATTCATTTGTATGCAAGTAATAAGGATTTAAGTGCTGCAAAGCAGTTGTTTGATGTGTGTTCCGAACATGACTTTGCTTCTTTGAATTCAATGATTGATGGCTATGTTAAATCCGGAAAGATGAAGCTTGCACGATCTGTGTTTGACGGAATGGTAGTCCGTGATGTGATTTCTTGGAATATTATGATCAATGGTTATGGAATTCTTGGCAGAACAGAAGAAGCAAAGAGACTGTTTGATGAAATGCCTGAGAGGAATGTGGTCTCTTGGAACTCAATGTTGGCTTGTTATGTTAAATGTGGGAACGTGGAGGATGCTTCTCTCATCTTCTCTAGGATGCCTCGTAGAGATGTTGTGTCTTGGAATGCCATGTTGACTTGTTATGCACATTGTGGGAAGTCAAATGAAGCTCTTgctttatttgatgaaatgaAAGCCTTGGGCATAAACCCGACTGAAGCAACGATGGTCAGCCTATTGTCAGCATGTGGTCATTTGGGTACTCTGAATCAAGGTCTGCTTTTTCATTCTTATATTAATGATCACAAAATTGAGATCAATTCAATAGTTGGCACTGCCTTGGTAGACATGTATGCTAAATGTGGCAGCATTTCTCGTGCTTGTGAAGTTTTCTATTCAATGGAGGACAAAGATGTTCTTGCTTGGAACACCATTATAACTGGGATGGCCATGCATGGTAATGCTAAAGAGGCACTAAAGCTTTTTGAGAAGATGCAAAAGGAAGGTGTGGCACCAAATGATATAACTTTTGTAGCCGTTCTTGGTGCTTGTCGTCATGCTGGGATGATAGAGGAAGGTAGGAGACTGTTGGCTTGCATGAGCAGCTCTTATCAGATTGAACCCAAGATGGAACATTATGGCTGTACCATTGACCTTCTTGCTCGGTGCGGGCAATTGGAGGAAGCCATCGAGCTCATTCAGACAATGCCCATGAAGCCTAACGCTAGTGTTTGGGGAGCTTTGCTTGGAGGATGCAGGACTTATGAAAATGCTAAGGTGGGTGAAAGAGTGGGGAGACACTTGATCAATCTGCAACCCGAACATAGTGGACGGTATCATTTCTTCTCTTATGAACAGGacaatattttttgatataccAAACTAAAAATTTCCTGTTATATTTGGACAATCCTCAAGTGGACTTCAGAGAACCCTCCCTGTGTTTGTTAAATAATCTACGCATGACCTTACGTCTTGTGCAGCACTCTACCTAATTTTTATTATAGTACTAGGCCTTTAGGGTTCTGGTCTTTAAATAGGACGTGGATTTCCTTCTTGTCATTCTACTTCATTTCCAGCATACAAAAGAAACTACTGTACTTTTAACCTCGGTAAGACGGAACAAATTGGGATGGCCGCGTACCGCCAGGTCTCTCTACTCAACAAACTTTTATTCCGCCCtatgaaattaatttctttctttttaacctTGTTCATACATTTTCACTTCCAACCTCAACCTTATGAAGTCAAAACAACCCAACTGGAATAAATTTTCCTGggcacatttttattttaactgcTACCACCTACTTATTACTGCTTCCTGCTTGCTAATTGCTGTTATCAACCTAATCTCATTAGGAAAAAGTTAAAAGGTtcttaaattatcaaaataagcTGTCTAAACTTTTTCTCATGTGTGGATTAAATTCTATCAGAATCATGCAAAACTATAAGGttcatcttttaaattttactatCAATTACTTCACAGATGAGTGATAAAGTTCTCATTTGAAAAATGACCAGCTCATGGTGAGGAACAGAACAGTCATAAAATGGTTCTGCTAAATCAAGCCAGAGAAAGGGATTCAATTGTTTTCTGCAAAGACCTGGGGAATGTGAGATTCAAAAATTACGAaggcatttaattaaattacctgtatgaaattattttctagaaaaataattGGTTGAGGTACTATATatgcaatcatttcaaaatcttaTCCATTTTTGCTCAAGATTAATTCTTTATTAAGCATAAGTAATGGCGGATCACATCCAGCTTGACTCAACTGATTGTCTAGGTTATAGGTTCATGCCTATTTATATGTGATTAACGTTGTGCCaacttattatttataatattttcgtCTGTAGCTATATCCTTCTCTCAAATATATATGCTGCTGCAAGGCGATGGGAGGATGCAAGAAAAGTGAGGAACCTTATGAAAGTTAAAGGTGTTTCCAAGGTACCAGGAGTAAGTGTCATAGAATTAAAAGGAATCATTCACCGATTTGTTGCTGGTGATCTGTCCCACCCTGagtcaaataatatttatgagaAGTTGTTGGAGATATCATCACGTCTGAAGACTGCAAGTGGATTCTCACCAGATACAGGCCAAGTTTTGCTTGacatagaagaagaagataaagagcAGAGATTGTCAGTTCATAGTGAGAAACTTGCCATTGCTTATGGATTCCTACATCTGGGTCCTGAGGAAACCATCAGAATTGTAAAAAACCTGAGAGTTTGCAGAGACTGTCATCATGTCACAAAGCTAATATCAAGTGTTTATGGTCGACAAATCATTGTAAGAGACAGGAACCGCTTTCACCACTTCAAAGATGGCGAATGTTCTTGCCTAGATTTTTGGTAGATCTATGGTGATGTACAGgtgttaaaaattcttttgtttgTCACTTTGGGGTAAAGTTGGCCCCATCTGATACTAGAACAGGTACTGTTGATCAGAAAGTTTGAGTGGGGCTCTAACCCCCAGGACTGTTTGGATTTCTATTAGTAAAGGCATTTATTCATTTGACAGTTGATCCCAAACTGCAATGAGAGTCTAATGCAGTGGAGAAAGAGGAGGGCAACATCATTTGTATGGCACCAGATTTGGAGGAACTCAAGGAAGACAAAAGCACAgccaaaaaaagaagataattgTTTTGAAAGACCTGCAAGAATGCAATGCCTCCTGGAGGACGTCCACTATGGGAAATTAATATCAGGTCTTCTCTACCTTATTTGCAAAGAAGGTATTAGTTGGTGCGGCCTGTCTTGTATTTGTGTCAATACGTCAGAACAGGTTGGTCTAACATCAGAATTGCAATGTAATTGATTATTTCAGTTTTGCTGCCTTTATCAATGGCTAGCAATTAGATTTTGTACATCTCTAAAACGCAAGGGACTGACTTCTTCATTGCTAGTCTTTTTATGTCGGAATGTATGAATAAAGGAATGACTGTCTTTTGAGGGTAGAAGGTCTGGATGATTTAATGTCATTATGGTGAACAAGGATGCTGCTAATGACCCCTAAATAGTCAGATCAATAAAGTTACGGGTCAGCCACAGCTACATTGGCTAATCTAGTGCTGTTTAACCTGTAGTTTCTAGCAGAATATTGTTTATTCTAAGTAAATTTGGATTCCTTTTATTTATCTCCAATCTAGTCTACTCTTCCACTAGAATCAGGGACTTTGTTGTTTGGCATGCCATATAGTTTGGAGGGGATGTTCTACACTGGGAGAAGCAGTTGCTATTAGAGAGATGGCTTGTAAAGAGTCTGGGTATGCTTCAAGTTAATTTGGAATGAGACTTCTAGCTTGGTCAAGTGTTCCTTATGCTATTTCAACAATATCATTGTGAAGCCTTGCGAGGAATACTGAGGAACAAGGGCATTGAACCCAGACAAGCAAGTGGATGGGTTCTGGGTTTTAATGAAGACACAACAACCCAATTGCCTAACATTGCGAAGCTTTATGGTTTCTATTCACACCTGTGACATTAATGGAGACAGCAACATCAATCGTTGTGAAACTTTACGATTTATGTTCACATCTGCAACACTTCATCTTAGCGTGAGAAACAACCAAACAGTTCTGAATGAATTGAGAGGGTTGAAGCCACTGAAGCGCAGTGAATGCTTTCTGTTATATGCACCATGACTGTTCTCCCCAAATTGGACGTCCTGGGATATGCTTCACCGGGTATATTTATCTTTCTAGGAACAGGACTTTCTGTATGCTagccatgcatatatatatatatatatatcatctaaaTGGGATCATAATTAATATGGACATAACCTTTTCTTTGCAGTCTTCATTAGGTGAATGTTATGGGAAAATACTCAACAATATGTCTTTAACTTGTgcatggaatttttgaaaagcCAATATGCTAGTAACTCATCCCTGGCCTAGCTTAGTTGTATGAAGATCGGTTGTGATATAAATTTGAAGCTTTTGAAGCTGGTCAGAACCAAAGGGAGTAAGTGATCCCACTCCATTTGAGTCCCCCGTGGGTACTTGGCCTCCCTAAGGGTACTTTTACCATGCCATGTATGTAAGAGTGCTTtaactcaatttattttctttctgtcttcatcttcatcagtTATGATCagtttcttccttcttcttcttcttcttccctcttttTTTCTGTGTACTTTTCTGTCTTCATGAGCTAACATTTGCTTGTTTGCAGGCTACTCCACACTGATAGTGATGGAGGGTAGGGAAGCATGTATTTTGGAACATGTTAATCATATTATTCTAGatgtaaatatagaaattagcatattttgtttatttcttttctagtcaatcttttatatgtttttgttattaAGAATCCTAATTAGGGAATTAGTGGAGATTTTCTAAAGATAAttagctttttatttttaataattgtgttTGAATAGCCAAATTGCTATCTAACTTTAAAGCCATGGAACCAATACATGAAAAGTTATGAAGCTTAGCTTAAAGATGCGaaatgggttgggttgggttgccTACTACTTATCTTAATTCAAATCAAACATATAGGAGCATGTCCGGCTATGGGTATGTGACTCATGACCTCGCATGACATAACCCATCATTTTGGCATGACAGACTTATGGGCCAACTCATGGCACAAACCCAGCACGACTCATTTGGCTCGtttgaagaatattttttaaaaaataaaaaatttaaatatttttttatgataatttaaattttaaaattaatatcatattcAACCCCAACTACTCTCGAGCCAGCCTTGTGAGTCGTTTTTGCAGGCACTTTTAATACAAGAGATGTTAATGAGGTTGAACCATTCAAAATCAATAAGTATTACTATTGGTTgtgattaaaattattataagtaaGTCTAAGATTAcaatttggatttcaaaattgaaaaaatatgaaCTTTCAAAATGGttaaaagtttatttaaatttttgtaaataaattgttATGTGCATTTTCTGCACTACTCTTTATGGGCTGGACTTGATCCAGCGGGTCGGTTCAATCGCCTCAAAATCTAGTAGGCCAAGCCGAGCTCGTTAGAGTAGGCTCACACGTTGCTGAAATTCAAGCTCAGGTTGGGGAACTAAGCTAGCTCCAAGCAAGCTTCTAGTAAGCTCCCAACAATATATCCAATGAGTTTCCAACAATGTTCCTAGCTCGCTAATTGAATCGTTCAATTCGCTGGTCTAAAAATCCTATAACTCGCATAGATGGCAAAACGGTTGGACAATCGGAGGCAGAAACCCACTTACTTTATCTGAGTCGAGCCATATCCCTAGTAATGAGGATTCTACTCTCGATTTTATGTAGATGATAAGGACTATCTGTCCCCCATTATCtcctttatatttttatattttatgcaaattgtaaacacccctcgTTATAAATGGGGGTCACAAATATCATTAAAGAGGGAGACAAGAAGAATAATCAGAGtacagtcgtggagtaggcatcgt from Diospyros lotus cultivar Yz01 chromosome 9, ASM1463336v1, whole genome shotgun sequence encodes the following:
- the LOC127810029 gene encoding LOW QUALITY PROTEIN: sugar transport protein MST3-like (The sequence of the model RefSeq protein was modified relative to this genomic sequence to represent the inferred CDS: inserted 2 bases in 2 codons), whose translation is MPAAGLVAEGVTGNCEGHVTTFVIVTCLVAATGGLIFGYDIGISGGVTSMDSFLKKFFPSVYKEQELQLXRQNQYCKYDNQILQLFTSSLYIAALIASFFASTVTRLFGRKISMLLGGSVFLVRSILNGAAKDVSMLIIGRILLGVGVGFANQSVPLYLSEMAPAKLRGALNIGFQMAVTIGILTANLINFGTAKIKGGHGWRISLALAAVPALIMTVGAFFLPDTPNSLIERGDIDKARSMLQKIRGTENVGEEFQDLVDASNESKQVQHPWRNNFQERYKPQLAVAFLIPFFQQLTGINVIMFYAPVLFKTLGFGDDASLMSAVVTGTVNVLATAVSIYVVDKFGRRMLFLEGGIQMFICEVGVGIILALTFGVSGXGTMSKGTSDIVLVLICLYVGGFAWSWGPLAWLVPSEVFPLEIRSAGQAITVSVNMLFTFIIAHSFLSMLCHIKFGLFFCFAGFDIVMTLFIYFFLPETKNIPIEEMNRVWKSHWYWGKYIPDGAPGMIRCNV